Genomic segment of Candidatus Methanosuratincola sp.:
GGCCTCGAGCAGCCCGTAAGCCATGGGTGATCCGGACCCTGAGGACGTGAACATCTCGTCTGTCACAGCGCCGCTAATGTCCGCCTCGAAGACGTTCGGACCGGTCTCGTCGACGCCAGCTACGAGGAGCTCCGTGATGTATGGGGAATAATTCCTCATGCCGGAGTAAAGCATGTTCGAGAGCAGCTTCGCAACCTCCTTGACGGTGAGGGGGAAGCCGCGGTTGAACTCGATCAGTTTAGCCTCTGCCTTCACCAGATTGACCAAGTAATTGGCATCAGAAAGCTGACCTGCGATCGCTACCGCCTTACGGCTATCTATCGGGTATATCTTTTTAACAGCCTTCGAACCTATCATGCCGCCCTTACTGGCACGCCTATCAGAGGCGAGCACTACGCCGTCTGCGCACTTAATTGCCACGATTGTTGTCATAACGACCACACGAATATCCTGCGTCACAATGAATCTTATAGACTAGATTTTGCTGAACCAAGTCACACCCTTGGCGAAAACGACTGTATTCAGTTATCCGGGCTCTGCCCCCTGCCGTATATCGCATTTATTATCTTCGTGAAGAGTCGAGAGGCCATCTCCATTGCCCTCGCCTCCTCGTTTGGCGGGAATGATTCGAGGGCCACCTCGAGCACTTCTCTCCCGACGTTTAACCCTACCTGTATCTCCCCGTCCTCGCTAACCCATTTCAGGTTGCAGTAGCCGTTTTCAGAGGAGGCGCCCAGCCAACGCATCCCACCGAACCACCTCCCCTTCAGCTGGCTCTCAACAAACTGCAAGTTGGCCCCCGGAGGTAAGTAGGACGTGCCTACCACTATCCTCTTAGACGCGGACCCCGTGCGTCTAGCCGCCCTCATCCCCTTAGGGGTGATCGTGTAACCCTCGTTGTCCTTCCAGACATAGCCCTGTGACTGTAGGCGACTGAGTCCCCTGGACAGCCTCTCCTGATGGATCTTAAGCGTCCTCTTAATGCCTTGGAAGCTGAACCTGGTCTGTGAGTCCGAGGCCATCAGCCTCAACACTCTGTCTTCGACTTCGCCTAACCCTGCGGAACTGCCCATCAGCATGACCCCAATATGTTTCTTTGCGTTATATTTTCTTCCGTTATATTTAGGCTTTTTGCAATCTGGTAGAGGTGTGAAGCGACAGGGATCCTGACCCGAGCAAAGGAGATATATCCTTGCAGTTTGAATTCGATTGTGACTGAGATGAGAGTCAACCAGATTAAGGTCCCTTTTCCTAGCGAGTACGGGAGCGGCAGGGGCACGAATGCGTATCTGCTCGAGGGGGAGCTCAAGATCCTCGTCGACTCCGGGCTCGACAGCGAAGAGAATAGGAGGTTCATACGGAAGGCGCTCCAGAAGGCGGGGGCATGGGATCTTGATGTCATATTGCTGACACACGGGCATCTAGATCACTTCAGCCTAGGCGTGTACATCCAGCAGGAGACAGGCGCAGTATTGATGGTACACGAAGCCGACTCAGAGATGCTCTCAGACTATGGCAGCCATTTTTCAAAGCAGTTCGAAGAAACGTATGAGCATGCGGTGGAGGGCGGCTTCGATCCAAGCATACTAGGGGAGGCGAGGATCAAGCTAGTCACCGCGGCTTCGATTATCTCTAGGCCTGCCGTCCATGAAACATTTACAGAAACTTGCCTCGCAGGCGGGACGGTGAAGACCATTCGGCTGCCAGGGCACACAGAGGGCAGCATAGGCGTTGTCGTCGGGGATTCGGTCTTCTGCGGAGACGCAGCGATCGAGGGCAGCACCGCTGTAAGGGACCTCAAGGAGGAGTTCGATTCGCTGGAGAAACTCAAGGTTTTTAAAGGGGTGTACCCTGGGCACGAGAGGTCGCCGCTCACGAGGGCGGACATTGAAGCACTGGAGGTCCACTTTGTTTCAAGACTGGAGGAGGTGCTCAAAGCGACTAAGGGAGGGGCGACGCTCAAGGAAATAGTGGTTTCACTCTACAGGGGGTTAGACATGGGTCAGGCGCCCTACAGATTGATACTCCCCATAAACCAGGCAGTCACCTACCTGAAGTACCTGGAGACCGAGGGACATGTTGAGAAAAGGGGAAGGATGTGGTACTCCTTCAGAGAGAGCCTCTCTTCACCGGTTGGCTAGTATCTCCTCAACCCTTTCCCAGAACGATGCCTCTCTCCTGATTATCTTACAGAGACCGCAGAATTCCTCGAAGACGAGGTCGTCATCGCTGCGGTCGCGCATCAGCTCTTCGGAGATCCTGGCAACAGCTGCCTTAACCTCAGGCATCTTTTCCAGCTCTGAGGCCATCTTTGCTCCGCGCTTCGACTTTAGATAGTGGCTTATGGCAGCCTGGGTCACGCCCAGCCTTGACGCGACCTCGGACTGTGAGAGCTTGTACTTGCTCATCATGTTCTTGGCAACCATCGACCTGAAGACCGGCAAAACGTAGCGGGAGACGACCTCACAAGAAGGGCGCATGTCAGTCACCTAAGGAAACTCGGTTGTATATAGTTGTCGGAAGAAGGTTAATCAAAATCTATCAACCCCGTACGATCTTCAGTACTGCGGGTATCAGGAAACACGCAGCAATGCAGATCCCCACCAGGTAAGCCCCGAACCCAAGCGAAACGACGCTCGCGCTGAGTGACGTGAGCGGGATCAAGTAGTAGTAGACCCAGCCGAAGGTGAAGAGCAGAGCCAAGCCGCCTAGCCATATCCGGGCAGCGAAGGCAAGCAGCGAACCATAGAGACCCAACAAGAGCAGGGCGAAAGGTGCAAAGTGCAGCGCATACCTGTCCCAAAGCTGCAGAAGGCTCACGGATGTCCTCCCTGTGAATTCGATCCACGGTAGCGAGGTCGCGAAGGCTGCCACTGCCCATATCAAGAGACCGGCTATGAATAGGGACAACCCCATCGAATCCAGCTCAACACCGAGTACCTCTTCCCGCCAGTTGATGAAGAGCACCAACACGACCGCAACCAGGAATATCACGGATATAACAAATACAGAAGGCACGACCGAAATCTGGTAGACAGGGCTCGTCGAAACCACTGTCCCGTTGGACTTGACCCCTATGAAATAGCTTACGGTAGTGGGGAATAAGGGCATTGGCAACAGGTCGCCTTTAGACAGGTCCTGTTCGTCCCAGAGCGACCCCGGCAACCCATCCCTGTAAAAGACGGAGACGTTTTCCGCATCAGGTACATTGACCCTTATCGACGTATAGAAGTTGACGGGCTCAGCGGTCGGGACAGGAGGGGACGGCAGCG
This window contains:
- a CDS encoding proteasome subunit beta, which translates into the protein MTTIVAIKCADGVVLASDRRASKGGMIGSKAVKKIYPIDSRKAVAIAGQLSDANYLVNLVKAEAKLIEFNRGFPLTVKEVAKLLSNMLYSGMRNYSPYITELLVAGVDETGPNVFEADISGAVTDEMFTSSGSGSPMAYGLLEASFREGLTVKEGAEIAKRAVRAAMERDPGSGNGVQVMVITEKGSEFLDAGGAA
- a CDS encoding MBL fold metallo-hydrolase translates to MRVNQIKVPFPSEYGSGRGTNAYLLEGELKILVDSGLDSEENRRFIRKALQKAGAWDLDVILLTHGHLDHFSLGVYIQQETGAVLMVHEADSEMLSDYGSHFSKQFEETYEHAVEGGFDPSILGEARIKLVTAASIISRPAVHETFTETCLAGGTVKTIRLPGHTEGSIGVVVGDSVFCGDAAIEGSTAVRDLKEEFDSLEKLKVFKGVYPGHERSPLTRADIEALEVHFVSRLEEVLKATKGGATLKEIVVSLYRGLDMGQAPYRLILPINQAVTYLKYLETEGHVEKRGRMWYSFRESLSSPVG
- a CDS encoding helix-turn-helix domain-containing protein yields the protein MRPSCEVVSRYVLPVFRSMVAKNMMSKYKLSQSEVASRLGVTQAAISHYLKSKRGAKMASELEKMPEVKAAVARISEELMRDRSDDDLVFEEFCGLCKIIRREASFWERVEEILANR